AACATTTTAGTACGCATCGAGTGCAGCCACAGTCCGTGGTCAGCtattagaagtttttttttttttcttttttttgaaatcaaGCTTTGTTGTGAGAAGCAGTTGACTGACCCAATTGACCGTCATATCCCACCTCCATGCCTCTGACCATTATcccattattttcttttttaactttttcctatttatttctAATGATCTTCGTCCATCTACCACCTCCTCGTAATTATAAAAGAGAACATATTGTTTACTTCCTtgtatttaaagaaaatatgaattttttttctttaaatagcattcctcaaaaatttaatttaataataataaataaatttaattaaatatttaaaattatattttgacttCTCTCAAGCTACACCGAAATATTTAAGTAAATagaattcaatttaaattcttacaatatttctttcttaatagtCAAAACAAAATCTGCATAAATACTCGACCTGATCGGAAGCATTCCTCTCATATGAAAGGAATGTTTCAGCTTTCAATGAAAATAACGATTACACttccaataatattaaatattattttaaaatttagaaacaaCCTAAAGCCGTCCGAGTCCAAGTATTACCAATATCAAAGCCccaaaaaaggcaaaaaaaaaaaaaaaaaaaaacacaaaacacaaaacacaaaaaaaaaatatttatataaagtatttTCGTCGAATTCATAAGCCCAATATCTTCACGTCTCTCGTGTTTGTTGACTCGGCGAACTCAGTGGGAATAAGGTCAAGAGCTCTGGCGGCTCGATGCCTCTCGGCGTACTCAGCGGCGATGGGTGCAAGTAAAATCCCTTATCGGCTATAGCCTTATCCTCGTCCGAGATGGCCGGGGATGACAGAGACTCGGTACCTGAACTCATTCGGAACAGTGACTCGGACCTGAGGGGGGTGACAGGACTGTGAACCGGTGAGTCAAATCGGTTGTTTTGGCGGGGCGAGTCGTAGCTATGTGAGTTGTTGCGGAGGGTGGTGAGGCCCAGCTTGATTTCGAGCTTTCTCATGGTGTGGGTATGTCTCCGCTCATGGAGCTTGAAGGGTGACCGGCGAGGGGCCGTGGGATCACCGGGAGTGAAGGCCTTGGAGGAGAGTTTTGAAGGGAGGGTGACGGGAAGCTTCTCCGAGACAGCGGAGGAGCCGGTGAGCTTTTGGACAAGGTCTCTGAAGGTGTTTGCGTCGGCTTGCACAAAGGTTGTTGCCGTAGGTGATGCCGAGGACGAAGTCATTGTGTTGTGTTTTTCCatctaagagagagagagagagtggggaaTGTTTAAGGGTGGGTTTGGGAATGGGTTTTATATACGGGTGAGTTTGGCTCGAGGAATTTTTCGTACGTGAGTTTGAGTGGAAATTGAATATCAGTATCAAGAGTGAGAATATAagataatttgataaaaaaataaaaatatctaaatttccTTTTGATGAGACTGACATATTACTTGCATGGAAGTTTCAATTAGAATTACTGTGGTATTTAAATTTCAAGCCCATGTAACACGTTTGTTTATTGGGAATGCATCTATTTCCTTTAAATTTGCAGGAAATAAAAACTCTGTTCTTAGAGCATTAACATTCGTTTGATTAAAGTcgtctttaaaatttgaa
This genomic interval from Juglans microcarpa x Juglans regia isolate MS1-56 chromosome 4D, Jm3101_v1.0, whole genome shotgun sequence contains the following:
- the LOC121261703 gene encoding VQ motif-containing protein 33-like; translated protein: MEKHNTMTSSSASPTATTFVQADANTFRDLVQKLTGSSAVSEKLPVTLPSKLSSKAFTPGDPTAPRRSPFKLHERRHTHTMRKLEIKLGLTTLRNNSHSYDSPRQNNRFDSPVHSPVTPLRSESLFRMSSGTESLSSPAISDEDKAIADKGFYLHPSPLSTPRGIEPPELLTLFPLSSPSQQTRET